The Thermoanaerobacterales bacterium nucleotide sequence CTGGACAGGCAGGCGGACGCTTTGCGCGCGGCTATCCAAATGGAAGGACAACCGGACATCATCTTGGTTCACGATCCTTTCGTGGCGCATAGGCTTGCCGATATGGCGCCGCTGGCCGTCTCCGGCCACACCCACCGCCAGGCGTTGGAAGAAACAGGGGGGCTGTCCGTGTTGCTCAACCCGGGTACCACGGGGGCCGCCGGCGTACGCGGCCTTTCATCCGAAGAGGGCGTGCCTTACTCGGCGATCATTCTACACATCCACCCCGGGAAGGGTGCGGTGGCCGCCGACTTCATAGAGTACCAGCCGCTGTCCGGTCGTTTCTCCGTCGAACGCCGCTTGTTGGATCACGGTTTAAGGCGGGTTGCCGGGTTTGCGCAATTCCCGGTAAGCCCGCCGGTCGTTGCGCCGTAGCGTTTGAACCCGCCAAAGGCCGAGAACGATGGCGGCGGCCCCCTCCTGAGGGGAGCATCCCTTCTTTCTTTACCGGTTCCGCTGTACATCCCCGGGGAATAATGGGGTCGTGAGGAGGTGATTTAGCCTTGGTTCGGATAACCGTATACCCGAACGCTCAGCAGGGCTCGACCTGAAGATCTCTTCAGGCGTTGGCCGGGAAGGTCAAAGAAGATTTCGGGGACGAGGTGGCGGTGGAAATAGTTCCGCCTCAGGACCGCGACAATGACGGGAACCCTCAGACACCGGAGCCGCCCAACATCGCCGTGGACGGGAAACTGCTGGGGAAGCGGGTGACGCTTTCTCAACTGGAACGTGAGGTGGCGGCCAGGCTTGAGGCCCGGTAACCGGGTGCCTGAAACCGGACCCCCTTGTTAAGAGGGGGCTTTTTCTGTGTGATGGCCGCAAAGGTCGTCAAGGGGACAGGCCTGGCAGCGGGGGCTTTGCCGCAGGCACAGGTGATGACCCAGACCGTCCAGGAGGGCGTGGTATTCGTTGTACAGCGCCGTGTCGCGGGGGAGACGCGCCATAAGACGGCTCTGCAACGAGCCGTAGGACATGGGCCGGTCAATTAACCCAAGGCGCGTAAAGACACGCTGGGTGTAGGCGTCGATGACGAAGATCGGCATGCCCGCGGCGTAAAGGATGATGGAGTCCGCGGTCTCCTCTCCAATCCCGGGAAGGGCGAGCAGCAGCCGCCGCAGGGTTTTGATGTCAAGGGCGAAGAGCCTATCGAGTTCACCGCCGAAGTCCTCTTGAAGGACGCGGCAAAATGCGCGCAGGCGATCGGCTTTCTGGCGGTAAAAGCGGGTCGGGCGGATGAGTTCCCACAGCGCGGGGTCGGGTAAGGCGAGAATTCCCTGCGGCG carries:
- a CDS encoding endonuclease III domain-containing protein, with protein sequence MKPTDLTRKTLLAIFDRLLQYFGPRYWWPAETPFEVIVGAILTQQVAWRNTATAIAHLKREGRLSPQGILALPDPALWELIRPTRFYRQKADRLRAFCRVLQEDFGGELDRLFALDIKTLRRLLLALPGIGEETADSIILYAAGMPIFVIDAYTQRVFTRLGLIDRPMSYGSLQSRLMARLPRDTALYNEYHALLDGLGHHLCLRQSPRCQACPLDDLCGHHTEKAPS